From a region of the uncultured Draconibacterium sp. genome:
- the pyk gene encoding pyruvate kinase, which produces MRQTKIVATISDQRCDVDFIQSLYNAGLNVARINTAHITPESGKVMVDNIRAVSDKIAILVDTKGPEIRTCQTLSDTEVKEGELVTLSYSTGVLDDVKNICVNYKGFVNDLNVGNKILVDDGETEFEVVEKHIQYLLCRVCNSGVIKKRKSINVPGVEIKLPSLTERDVEFIRFAAENELDFIAHSFVRHKEDINEVQKILDEHNSPIKIIAKIENMEGVDNIDEILEHAYGIMVARGDLGIELPESKIPSIQRNLVRRAILFQKPVIIATQMLHTMIEHPRPTRAEVSDVASAIYMGTDAIMLSGETAYGKYPVEAVKAMDKIAQEVEPDRDRRELTVPLKSDIPAYLAQSAIRAARELKPDAIITSTTTGKTGRYLSSHRPFYPVFVKCHSQRVMRELALSFGIHPSFLEAKKNKMKIQKAAVQELVNQGTISMDDLVIYVGGRFGEDAGASFIEISTADRLFLKPKEIR; this is translated from the coding sequence ATGAGACAGACCAAAATTGTTGCAACGATATCAGATCAAAGATGTGATGTAGATTTTATACAGTCACTTTATAATGCCGGACTGAATGTAGCCCGTATTAACACTGCCCATATTACTCCCGAAAGCGGAAAAGTTATGGTTGATAATATTCGCGCGGTTTCAGACAAAATTGCAATTCTTGTTGACACGAAAGGCCCAGAAATAAGAACATGTCAAACTCTTTCAGACACAGAAGTTAAGGAAGGAGAACTGGTTACACTTTCTTACTCTACCGGAGTACTGGATGATGTAAAAAACATTTGTGTGAACTACAAAGGTTTTGTTAACGACCTGAATGTTGGCAACAAAATTCTTGTTGATGACGGCGAAACTGAATTTGAAGTAGTTGAAAAACACATCCAGTATTTATTGTGTAGAGTTTGCAACTCGGGCGTTATTAAAAAACGTAAAAGTATTAATGTACCCGGAGTTGAAATTAAATTACCATCGCTGACTGAACGCGACGTGGAATTTATTCGCTTTGCTGCAGAAAACGAACTCGATTTTATTGCACACTCATTTGTCCGCCATAAAGAAGATATTAATGAAGTTCAGAAAATTCTGGATGAACACAACAGCCCTATTAAAATTATTGCCAAAATTGAGAACATGGAGGGTGTTGACAATATCGACGAGATATTAGAGCACGCTTATGGTATTATGGTAGCGCGTGGCGATTTGGGTATTGAACTTCCGGAATCAAAGATCCCATCTATTCAACGTAACCTGGTTCGTCGTGCAATATTGTTCCAAAAACCGGTTATTATTGCTACGCAAATGTTGCACACCATGATTGAGCACCCAAGACCAACACGTGCCGAAGTGAGCGACGTAGCAAGTGCTATTTACATGGGAACCGATGCAATAATGTTAAGTGGCGAAACGGCCTACGGAAAATATCCTGTTGAAGCCGTTAAAGCGATGGATAAAATTGCACAGGAGGTTGAACCTGACCGCGACCGTCGCGAACTGACTGTACCACTTAAATCAGATATTCCGGCTTATCTGGCACAATCGGCTATACGAGCTGCACGCGAATTAAAACCTGATGCGATTATTACATCAACCACTACAGGAAAAACTGGACGTTACCTATCATCGCATCGTCCTTTTTACCCGGTTTTTGTAAAATGTCACTCGCAACGTGTGATGCGCGAACTGGCACTATCATTTGGAATTCATCCTTCGTTCCTTGAAGCTAAAAAGAACAAGATGAAAATCCAGAAAGCAGCTGTTCAGGAATTGGTTAACCAGGGAACAATTAGTATGGACGACCTCGTAATATATGTAGGTGGACGTTTTGGCGAAGATGCAGGTGCATCGTTCATCGAAATATCTACTGCCGACAGGTTATTCCTGAAACCAAAAGAAATACGTTA